The proteins below are encoded in one region of Populus alba chromosome 2, ASM523922v2, whole genome shotgun sequence:
- the LOC118035738 gene encoding F-box protein GID2 — MKRPLDTDPGNQNKIDIKMKKKRYQEDENKEEIESAANTGSGFRNLDENLLFEVLKHVDARTLGSAACVSKQWHRTVQDERLWELICTRHWGNMGCGNQQLRSVVLALGGFRRLHSQYLWPLSKPQSNSAGSASTSSSAWNPFSPIIGNKPPARWGKDEVHLSLSLLSIRYYEKMNFSNRGR; from the coding sequence ATGAAGCGCCCACTTGACACCGATCCcggaaaccaaaacaaaattgacataaaaatgaagaagaagaggtaCCAAGAAGACGAAAACAAGGAAGAAATAGAATCTGCGGCCAATACAGGATCTGGGTTTAGGAATTTAGACGAGAATTTACTTTTTGAGGTGTTGAAGCACGTGGACGCGAGGACTTTGGGTAGTGCAGCGTGTGTGAGCAAGCAGTGGCACCGGACAGTACAGGATGAGAGGTTATGGGAGCTGATCTGTACAAGACACTGGGGTAACATGGGTTGTGGTAATCAACAACTGAGATCTGTTGTTTTAGCTCTTGGTGGGTTTCGTCGACTTCACTCTCAGTACCTCTGGCCTCTATCAAAGCCACAGTCAAATTCCGCAGGCTCTgcttcaacttcttcttctgcCTGGAATCCGTTCTCGCCTATTATTGGAAATAAGCCACCGGCTAGGTGGGGGAAGGATGAGGTGCATCTGTCTTTGTCTTTGCTTTCAATTCGGTATTATGAGAAGATGAATTTTAGCAACAGAGGGAGATGA